One window of Vitis riparia cultivar Riparia Gloire de Montpellier isolate 1030 chromosome 5, EGFV_Vit.rip_1.0, whole genome shotgun sequence genomic DNA carries:
- the LOC117914263 gene encoding isoleucine--tRNA ligase, cytoplasmic isoform X1 has product MEEVLESKDFSFPKQEENILELWSEIKAFETQLKRTENLPEYVFYDGPPFATGLPHYGHILAGTIKDIVTRYQSMTGHHVTRRFGWDCHGLPVEHEIDKKLGIQTREDVLKMGIDKYNEECRSIVTRYVEEWEKIITRTGRWIDFRNDYKTMDLKFMESVWWVFAQLFEKGLVYRGFKVMPYSTGCKTPLSNFEANSNYKDVPDPELIVSFPIVDDPDKAAFLAWTTTPWTLPSNLALCVNANFVYVKVRNKYSGKVYVVAESRLSELPTEKPKQVVTNGSSDDLKHSNPKSKGSSGGKTKGEVEFEVVEKILGASLVGRKYEPLFNYFMEFSDAAFRVLSDNYVTDDSGTGIVHCAPAFGEDDYRVCVENQIIDKGEDLIVAVDDDGCFTGRITDFSGRYVKDADKDIIEAIKRKGRLIKSGRFTHSYPFCWRSDTPLIYRAVPSWFVKVENLKEQLLENNKQTYWVPDFVKEKRFHNWLENARDWAISRSRFWGTPLPLWISEDGEEKIVMDSIEKLEKLSGVKVTDLHRHKIDHITIPSSRGPEFGVLRRVDDVFDCWFESGSMPYAYIHYPFENVELFENNFPGHFVAEGLDQTRGWFYTLMVLSTALFGKPAFRNLICNGLVLAEDGKKMSKRLKNYPSPTEVIDEYGADALRLYIINSPVVRAEPLRFKKEGVHGVVKGVFLPWYNAYRFLVQNARRLEVEGVGPFIPIDGVTLQKSSNVLDQWINSATQSLVHFVRQEMDAYRLYTVVPYLVKFLDYLTNTYVRFNRKRLKGRTGEGDCRTALSTLYYVLLTSCKVMAPFTPFFTEVLYQNLRKVSNGSEESIHYCSFPQEEGQRGERIEQSVARMTTIIDLARNIRERHNKPVKTPLREMVVVHPDQEFLDDIAGKLKEYVLEELNIRSLVPCNDPLKYASLRAEPDFSVLGKRLGKSMGVVAKEVKAMSQEDILAFEKAGEVTISNHCLKLTDIKVFRDFKRPENMTAEEIDASGDGDVVVILDLRPDESLFEAGIAREVVNRIQKLRKKAALEPTDMVEVYFESLDEDISAMQQVLDSQEVYIRDALGSPLLPSSMIQPHTVILCEESFHGVSKFDFVIRLARPTLVFNTNAVLALYSVVAGNTKFAQGLQAYLFSRDHYNLKSEFQLGNSKIKVDCIENQPAVDVVLGKHVFLTVGDYYSSEKTE; this is encoded by the exons ATGGAGGAGGTTCTCGAGAGCAAAGACTTCTCATTTCCAAAGCAGGAAGAGAATATCCTCGAGTTATGGTCCGAAATCAAGGCCTTCGAGACCCAGTTGAAGCGCACCGAAAACCTGCCCGAGTACGTCTTCTACGACGGCCCTCCCTTCGCCACTGGCCTCCCCCACTATGGCCACATCCTTGCCGGGACCATCAAGGACATTGTGACGAGGTACCAGAGCATGACCGGCCACCACGTGACCCGACGCTTCGGATGGGACTGCCATGGATTGCCGGTGGAGCACGAGATTGACAAGAAGCTGGGGATTCAGACGAGGGAGGATGTGCTAAAGATGGGAATTGATAAGTACAATGAGGAATGTAGGAGCATTGTGACTAGGTACGTTGAGGAGTGGGAGAAGATCATTACACGAACGGGTCGGTGGATTGACTTTAGGAATGATTACAAGACCATGGATTTAAAGTTTATGGAGAGTGTGTGGTGGGTTTTTGCTCAGCTCTTTGAGAAGGGCCTTGTGTACAGAGGTTTCAAG GTTATGCCATACAGCACTGGTTGCAAGACACCGCTGTCTAATTTTGAAGCCAACTCGAACTATAAG GATGTACCCGACCCTGAACTGATTGTGTCCTTCCCAATAGTTGACGATCCAGATAAAGCAGCATTTCTAGCATGGACAACAACACCATGGACCCTCCCTAGTAATCTTGCCTTGTGTGTCAATGCAAATTTTGTCTATGTAAAG GTGCGCAATAAGTACTCAGGGAAAGTCTATGTGGTTGCTGAATCTCGATTGTCAGAGCTACCTACTGAGAAGCCAAAACAAGTCGTAACTAATGGATCAAGTGATGATCTAAAACATTCAAACCCTAAGTCCAAGGGTTCCTCAGGTGGGAAAACCAAGGGTGAGGTAGAGTTTGAGGTGGTTGAGAAAATTTTGGGGGCTTCACTGGTGGGAAGGAA GTATGAGCCattattcaattatttcatGGAGTTTTCTGATGCGGCATTCAGAGTTCTTTCGGACAATTATGTAACTGATGATAGTGGGACTGGAATTGTTCATTGTGCTCCTGCATTCGGTGAAGATGATTACCGGGTTTGcgttgaaaatcaaataatcgATAAG GGAGAAGATCTAATTGTAGCAGTTGATGATGATGGCTGCTTTACTGGGAGGATTACTGACTTTAGTGGGCGTTATGTGAAGGATGCAGATAAAGACATTATTGAAGCAATAAAG AGAAAAGGCAGGCTCATCAAATCTGGCAGATTTACGCATTCTTATCCGTTTTGTTGGAGATCTGATACCCCTCTTATTTATAGAGCTGTTCCGAGCTG GTTTGTCAAAGTGGAAAACTTGAAGGAGCAATTGCTAGAAAACAACAAACAGACATATTGGGTTCCTGATTTTGTGAAG GAAAAACGCTTCCACAATTGGCTGGAAAATGCAAGAGACTGGGCTATCAGTCGAAGTAGATTCTGGGGTACTCCTCTTCCTCTATGGATTAGTGAGGATGGTGAAGAAAAAATAGTTATGGATTCCATCGAGAAACTAGAAAAGCTCTCTGGTGTGAAG GTGACTGATCTGCATCGTCACAAGATTGATCATATCACAATTCCTTCTAGTCGTGGTCCTGAATTCGGTGTGCTTCGACGTGTAGATGAT GTGTTTGATTGCTGGTTTGAGAGCGGGTCCATGCCTTATGCTTATATTCATTATCCATTTGAGAATGTTgaactttttgaaaataatttccctGGGCATTTTGTGGCTGAGGGGCTAGATCAAACTCGTGGATG GTTCTATACTCTCATGGTGTTGTCTACTGCATTATTTGGAAAACCTGCATTTAGGAATCTTATTTGCAATGGACTTGTCCTGGCTgaggatggaaaaaaaatgagtaaaagaTTGAAGAACTATCCTTCACCTACAGAAGTCATTGATGAATATGGGGCT GATGCATTGCGGTTATACATTATCAATTCTCCAGTTGTGCGTGCAGAGCCTTTACGTTTTAAAAAAGAAGGAGTTCATGGTGTT GTCAAAGGGGTCTTTCTCCCTTGGTATAATGCATACAGGTTCCTTGTACAGAATGCAAGGAGACTTGAGGTTGAGGGGGTTGGACCATTCATTCCTATTGATGGGGTTACTCTTCAGAAATCATCTAATGTGCTTGATCAATGGATCAATTCAGCCACTCAGAGCCTTGTTCATTTTGTCCGCCAAGAAATGGATGCATATCGACTTTACACG GTGGTTCCTTATCTTGTGAAATTCCTTGACTACCTCACAAATACATATGTGCGGTTCAACCGTAAGAGACTTAAAGGCCGTACAGGAGAAGGCGACTGCCGGACAGCTTTGTCAACTCTTTACTAT GTGCTTTTAACTTCGTGCAAAGTGATGGCTCCATTCACTCCGTTCTTCACTGAAGTTCTTTATCAAAATTTACGGAAAGTTTCCAATGGATCAGAGGAAAGCATTCACTATTGCAGTTTCCCTCAAGAAGAGGGACAG AGAGGAGAACGAATTGAACAAAGTGTTGCAAGGATGACAACAATAATTGATCTTGCTCGCAATATTCGTGAGCGTCACAATAAGCCCGTGAAAACACCACTCAG GGAGATGGTAGTTGTTCATCCAGACCAAGAATTTCTTGACGACATCGCTGGAAAGCTAAAAGAG TATGTGCTGGAGGAACTCAATATTAGATCTCTTGTCCCCTGCAATGATCCTTTGAAATATGCTTCTTTACGCGCAGAACCTGATTTCAG TGTATTAGGTAAGCGTCTGGGGAAATCGATGGGAGTTGTTGCCAAGGAAGTCAAAGCAATGTCCCAGGAAGATATTTTGGCTTTTGAAAAGGCTGGAGAAGTTACAATTTCTAACCATTGTTTGAAGCTGACTGATATTAAG GTTTTTCGGGATTTCAAACGTCCTGAAAATATGACTGCAGAGGAGATTGATGCATCAGGAGATG GTGATGTTGTGGTGATTCTGGATTTGCGACCTGATGAGTCATTGTTTGAGGCGGGGATTGCTCGTGAG GTTGTTAATAGAATCCAGAAATTACGGAAGAAGGCTGCCCTTGAACCTACTGACATGGTTGAGGTTTATTTTGAATCTTTGGATGAAGATATATCAGCTATGCAACAAGTTTTAGATTCACAG GAAGTCTACATTAGAGATGCACTTGGTTCTCCTTTGCTTCCTTCCTCCATGATTCAGCCGCATACT GTCATCCTTTGCGAGGAGAGTTTCCATGGTGTctctaaatttgattttgttattaGGTTGGCAAGGCCAACATTAGTATTCAACACGAATGCTGTTCTTGCTTTATATTCAG TTGTTGCAGGAAACACAAAGTTTGCACAAGGTTTGCAGGCTTACTTGTTTTCAAGGGATCATTATAACTTGAAGTCAGAGTTTCAACTTGGAAATTCCAAG ATTAAGGTTGATTGCATTGAAAATCAGCCAGCAGTGGATGTGGTATTGGGAAAGCATGTATTTTTGACGGTCGGCGATTACTATTCGAGTGAGAAAACCGAATGA
- the LOC117914263 gene encoding isoleucine--tRNA ligase, cytoplasmic isoform X2, translated as MEEVLESKDFSFPKQEENILELWSEIKAFETQLKRTENLPEYVFYDGPPFATGLPHYGHILAGTIKDIVTRYQSMTGHHVTRRFGWDCHGLPVEHEIDKKLGIQTREDVLKMGIDKYNEECRSIVTRYVEEWEKIITRTGRWIDFRNDYKTMDLKFMESVWWVFAQLFEKGLVYRGFKVMPYSTGCKTPLSNFEANSNYKDVPDPELIVSFPIVDDPDKAAFLAWTTTPWTLPSNLALCVNANFVYVKVRNKYSGKVYVVAESRLSELPTEKPKQVVTNGSSDDLKHSNPKSKGSSGGKTKGEVEFEVVEKILGASLVGRKYEPLFNYFMEFSDAAFRVLSDNYVTDDSGTGIVHCAPAFGEDDYRVCVENQIIDKGEDLIVAVDDDGCFTGRITDFSGRYVKDADKDIIEAIKRKGRLIKSGRFTHSYPFCWRSDTPLIYRAVPSWFVKVENLKEQLLENNKQTYWVPDFVKEKRFHNWLENARDWAISRSRFWGTPLPLWISEDGEEKIVMDSIEKLEKLSGVKVTDLHRHKIDHITIPSSRGPEFGVLRRVDDVFDCWFESGSMPYAYIHYPFENVELFENNFPGHFVAEGLDQTRGWFYTLMVLSTALFGKPAFRNLICNGLVLAEDGKKMSKRLKNYPSPTEVIDEYGADALRLYIINSPVVRAEPLRFKKEGVHGVVKGVFLPWYNAYRFLVQNARRLEVEGVGPFIPIDGVTLQKSSNVLDQWINSATQSLVHFVRQEMDAYRLYTVVPYLVKFLDYLTNTYVRFNRKRLKGRTGEGDCRTALSTLYYVLLTSCKVMAPFTPFFTEVLYQNLRKVSNGSEESIHYCSFPQEEGQRGERIEQSVARMTTIIDLARNIRERHNKPVKTPLREMVVVHPDQEFLDDIAGKLKEYVLEELNIRSLVPCNDPLKYASLRAEPDFSVLGKRLGKSMGVVAKEVKAMSQEDILAFEKAGEVTISNHCLKLTDIKVFRDFKRPENMTAEEIDASGDGDVVVILDLRPDESLFEAGIAREVVNRIQKLRKKAALEPTDMVEVYFESLDEDISAMQQVLDSQEVYIRDALGSPLLPSSMIQPHTVILCEESFHGVSKFDFVIRLARPTLVFNTNAVLALYSGNTKFAQGLQAYLFSRDHYNLKSEFQLGNSKIKVDCIENQPAVDVVLGKHVFLTVGDYYSSEKTE; from the exons ATGGAGGAGGTTCTCGAGAGCAAAGACTTCTCATTTCCAAAGCAGGAAGAGAATATCCTCGAGTTATGGTCCGAAATCAAGGCCTTCGAGACCCAGTTGAAGCGCACCGAAAACCTGCCCGAGTACGTCTTCTACGACGGCCCTCCCTTCGCCACTGGCCTCCCCCACTATGGCCACATCCTTGCCGGGACCATCAAGGACATTGTGACGAGGTACCAGAGCATGACCGGCCACCACGTGACCCGACGCTTCGGATGGGACTGCCATGGATTGCCGGTGGAGCACGAGATTGACAAGAAGCTGGGGATTCAGACGAGGGAGGATGTGCTAAAGATGGGAATTGATAAGTACAATGAGGAATGTAGGAGCATTGTGACTAGGTACGTTGAGGAGTGGGAGAAGATCATTACACGAACGGGTCGGTGGATTGACTTTAGGAATGATTACAAGACCATGGATTTAAAGTTTATGGAGAGTGTGTGGTGGGTTTTTGCTCAGCTCTTTGAGAAGGGCCTTGTGTACAGAGGTTTCAAG GTTATGCCATACAGCACTGGTTGCAAGACACCGCTGTCTAATTTTGAAGCCAACTCGAACTATAAG GATGTACCCGACCCTGAACTGATTGTGTCCTTCCCAATAGTTGACGATCCAGATAAAGCAGCATTTCTAGCATGGACAACAACACCATGGACCCTCCCTAGTAATCTTGCCTTGTGTGTCAATGCAAATTTTGTCTATGTAAAG GTGCGCAATAAGTACTCAGGGAAAGTCTATGTGGTTGCTGAATCTCGATTGTCAGAGCTACCTACTGAGAAGCCAAAACAAGTCGTAACTAATGGATCAAGTGATGATCTAAAACATTCAAACCCTAAGTCCAAGGGTTCCTCAGGTGGGAAAACCAAGGGTGAGGTAGAGTTTGAGGTGGTTGAGAAAATTTTGGGGGCTTCACTGGTGGGAAGGAA GTATGAGCCattattcaattatttcatGGAGTTTTCTGATGCGGCATTCAGAGTTCTTTCGGACAATTATGTAACTGATGATAGTGGGACTGGAATTGTTCATTGTGCTCCTGCATTCGGTGAAGATGATTACCGGGTTTGcgttgaaaatcaaataatcgATAAG GGAGAAGATCTAATTGTAGCAGTTGATGATGATGGCTGCTTTACTGGGAGGATTACTGACTTTAGTGGGCGTTATGTGAAGGATGCAGATAAAGACATTATTGAAGCAATAAAG AGAAAAGGCAGGCTCATCAAATCTGGCAGATTTACGCATTCTTATCCGTTTTGTTGGAGATCTGATACCCCTCTTATTTATAGAGCTGTTCCGAGCTG GTTTGTCAAAGTGGAAAACTTGAAGGAGCAATTGCTAGAAAACAACAAACAGACATATTGGGTTCCTGATTTTGTGAAG GAAAAACGCTTCCACAATTGGCTGGAAAATGCAAGAGACTGGGCTATCAGTCGAAGTAGATTCTGGGGTACTCCTCTTCCTCTATGGATTAGTGAGGATGGTGAAGAAAAAATAGTTATGGATTCCATCGAGAAACTAGAAAAGCTCTCTGGTGTGAAG GTGACTGATCTGCATCGTCACAAGATTGATCATATCACAATTCCTTCTAGTCGTGGTCCTGAATTCGGTGTGCTTCGACGTGTAGATGAT GTGTTTGATTGCTGGTTTGAGAGCGGGTCCATGCCTTATGCTTATATTCATTATCCATTTGAGAATGTTgaactttttgaaaataatttccctGGGCATTTTGTGGCTGAGGGGCTAGATCAAACTCGTGGATG GTTCTATACTCTCATGGTGTTGTCTACTGCATTATTTGGAAAACCTGCATTTAGGAATCTTATTTGCAATGGACTTGTCCTGGCTgaggatggaaaaaaaatgagtaaaagaTTGAAGAACTATCCTTCACCTACAGAAGTCATTGATGAATATGGGGCT GATGCATTGCGGTTATACATTATCAATTCTCCAGTTGTGCGTGCAGAGCCTTTACGTTTTAAAAAAGAAGGAGTTCATGGTGTT GTCAAAGGGGTCTTTCTCCCTTGGTATAATGCATACAGGTTCCTTGTACAGAATGCAAGGAGACTTGAGGTTGAGGGGGTTGGACCATTCATTCCTATTGATGGGGTTACTCTTCAGAAATCATCTAATGTGCTTGATCAATGGATCAATTCAGCCACTCAGAGCCTTGTTCATTTTGTCCGCCAAGAAATGGATGCATATCGACTTTACACG GTGGTTCCTTATCTTGTGAAATTCCTTGACTACCTCACAAATACATATGTGCGGTTCAACCGTAAGAGACTTAAAGGCCGTACAGGAGAAGGCGACTGCCGGACAGCTTTGTCAACTCTTTACTAT GTGCTTTTAACTTCGTGCAAAGTGATGGCTCCATTCACTCCGTTCTTCACTGAAGTTCTTTATCAAAATTTACGGAAAGTTTCCAATGGATCAGAGGAAAGCATTCACTATTGCAGTTTCCCTCAAGAAGAGGGACAG AGAGGAGAACGAATTGAACAAAGTGTTGCAAGGATGACAACAATAATTGATCTTGCTCGCAATATTCGTGAGCGTCACAATAAGCCCGTGAAAACACCACTCAG GGAGATGGTAGTTGTTCATCCAGACCAAGAATTTCTTGACGACATCGCTGGAAAGCTAAAAGAG TATGTGCTGGAGGAACTCAATATTAGATCTCTTGTCCCCTGCAATGATCCTTTGAAATATGCTTCTTTACGCGCAGAACCTGATTTCAG TGTATTAGGTAAGCGTCTGGGGAAATCGATGGGAGTTGTTGCCAAGGAAGTCAAAGCAATGTCCCAGGAAGATATTTTGGCTTTTGAAAAGGCTGGAGAAGTTACAATTTCTAACCATTGTTTGAAGCTGACTGATATTAAG GTTTTTCGGGATTTCAAACGTCCTGAAAATATGACTGCAGAGGAGATTGATGCATCAGGAGATG GTGATGTTGTGGTGATTCTGGATTTGCGACCTGATGAGTCATTGTTTGAGGCGGGGATTGCTCGTGAG GTTGTTAATAGAATCCAGAAATTACGGAAGAAGGCTGCCCTTGAACCTACTGACATGGTTGAGGTTTATTTTGAATCTTTGGATGAAGATATATCAGCTATGCAACAAGTTTTAGATTCACAG GAAGTCTACATTAGAGATGCACTTGGTTCTCCTTTGCTTCCTTCCTCCATGATTCAGCCGCATACT GTCATCCTTTGCGAGGAGAGTTTCCATGGTGTctctaaatttgattttgttattaGGTTGGCAAGGCCAACATTAGTATTCAACACGAATGCTGTTCTTGCTTTATATTCAG GAAACACAAAGTTTGCACAAGGTTTGCAGGCTTACTTGTTTTCAAGGGATCATTATAACTTGAAGTCAGAGTTTCAACTTGGAAATTCCAAG ATTAAGGTTGATTGCATTGAAAATCAGCCAGCAGTGGATGTGGTATTGGGAAAGCATGTATTTTTGACGGTCGGCGATTACTATTCGAGTGAGAAAACCGAATGA